The DNA region CCTGGACCGGCGATGTCGACAGAAGCTGGGACGGCTTCAAGCCGCAGGTGGAACTGGCCCTGCAGATGGGACTGTTCGGCTTTGGCTATATCCATTCCGACCTCGGCGGCTTCGCCGGCGACGAGGAGTTCGATGCCGAGCTCTACACCCGCTGGATGCAATACGGTGTGTTCCAGCCGGTCTACCGCGCCCACGCCCAGGACCAGATTGCACCCGAGCCGGTCTTTCACGACGAGCGCACGCAACGGATCGTGCGCGACTACATCCGGTTGCGCTACCGGCTCATGGGCTACAACTACACCCTGGCCTGGCAGCACAGCACCACCGGCCTGCCGCTGATGCGCCCGCTGTTTTATTCCGATCCCGGCAATCCGGACTATTTCAACGAGACCAATACCTATCTGTGGGGCGATGCCTTCCTGGTCGCGCCGGTGATCGAGCCCGGTGTCGACAGCTGGCCCATCCGCCTGCCCGAAGGCGTCTGGTTCGACTTTTTCGATGGCAGCCGCAATGACGGCGGCCAGGTGCTGGAGGTACCGGTCACGCTCGATACCCTGCCCGTGATGGTTCGCGCCGGCAGCTTCGTACCCAAGGTCGACGTGGTCCAGAGCAGCGATGACTACTCGAGCCGGAATCTCGAACTGCACTACTGGCACGACCGCAGCGTTGACCGTGCCGAGGGCGAGATGATCGAAGACGACGGCCATGCCCGCACCAGCATTGAAGAAGGCCTGTTCGAAAGGCTGACCTTCGACGCGGCAAGTGTCGAGGATGATCTGACACTGACCCTGGAGCGAGAAGGCAGCTACCCCGGCATGCCTGAAACTCGTGAACTCACGGTAGTTGTCCACAATCCGCCGGAAGTCGATGAGATCAGGATTGACGGGGCAAGAGTGGCAGTCGAGGGGTCCGGAGTGGCGACTGATGACGGACAAGCCTGGCTAGACGACGCGGGTCGTCTCCACGTGCGCACCGACTGGAAGCACCCTGGACTTCTGCTCGAGCTCAAGCCTTAGACCTCGCCGTCCTCGGCGCTCATTGATCAAATGTTTTACCGTTCGGGATAAAAGTGGGGGTGTTGGAGTTTACTCCAACTAATTTTACCGATCGGTACAATATGCTGTATCCTCAACAGGAGTCGAGCATATATTCCCGAACGGTAAGATTATGACTGCTTTCGTTCCGGATCATCCGCTGATCCGCACTCCCGACCAGTTTGGCGGACTGCTGCGCGCGCAGCGCAAGGCACAGGGACTGACGCTTGAACAACTGTCCGGCCTGAGTGGGATGGGCATGCGGTTTCTGTCGGAGCTCGAGCGCGGCAAGGCCACCGCCGAGCTGGGCAAGGCGCTGGAGGTTGCCGCCCTGCTCGGGCTGGACTGTTTCCTCGTGCCTCGAGCGCAATCGGCAGCGGGCAAGGGACAAAGCGCCAGTGACGATGCCGGCTGAGCAGAATCGCCTCGACGTCTGGCATGCGGATCGGTTGGTGGGCGGCCTGTGGCGCGACCGACAGGACCGAATCGGGTTTGCTTACGATCCGGGGTGGCTACGGCAGGGATTCAGGATTGGACACGTTCTGCCGCTTCAAGAGGAGCCTTTCGAGGCTGAAGAGGGCATGGCCCACGCCTGGTTTTCCAATCTGCTGCCCGAGGGTGGGGCGCGCGAGCGCATCGTGCGCCATCTCGGCATTGCCGACGACGACTTTGTGTTGTTACGCGAAATCGGCGGCGATTGTGCCGGAGCGTTGCAGGTCGTGCCCGCGGGACAGGCGCTCGACAATCGCGTTGGCGAGGAGCCGCTCGATGCCGGGCGTCTTGATCGAATGCTCCGGCAGCGGGGTCAGGGAATTGTGCCGCGCCCGGGGCAGGGTGACACCTCGCCCCCACGTCTGTCACTGGCAGGAGCCCAGGCCAAGTGTCCCGTCGTGATCCGCGAGGGCGAGTACTTTCTTCCGCGCGGGGTCACGGCTTCCTCCCATATCCTGAAGTTCGAGTTGCCGCAGTGGCGCAACGTGCCGGTCTACGAGGTCTTTCTCAATCGACTGGCCGATGCGATCGGACTGCCCGTTCCCGCGACCTGGCTGGCGCGGAGAAACGATCACCGCTATCTCGTGGTCCAGCGTTTCGATCGGGAAGCGGGGTCCGGAGGTTTGCATCGACTGCACCAGGAGGACTTCTGTCAGATTGCCGGTTTGCGCGCCACGCGCAAGTACCAGGCCGAGGGCGGGCCCGGACTGGCCGAGTGTGCGAGCTGGATTCGGGATTTGAGCGAACGGCCCGCCGAGGATCTCCTGAACCTGTTGCGCTGGCAGATCTTTAACTGGCTGGCGGGAAACTCGGATGGTCACGCCAAGAACCTGGCGCTGCTGCAGGTCGGGCGCAACACCAACCGCTGGCGATTGGCGCCGTTCTACGATCTGGTCTGTACCCGCGCCTGGCCCGATCTGGATCGGCATCTGGCCATGCACGTCGGCGGAGAATCGGATCCTGGCCGCATCGATGCCCGACACTGGCGGGCGTTGGCCCGCGACCTGGGTATGCGCGAGCGCTTCGTGGTCAGGGAAGTGGGCCGCATGGCCGGGCAGATCGCGGACCAGTTGCCGTCGGTCCGAAAGGCACTCGAAGACATCAACGGCGACTTGCCCATGTTGCAGCAGCCTGAACAGGTCATTCGCACACAACTACGCCTGGCTCGCGAACTTGATGGGTAATGTCGATCTTACACTCAAGCAATATCTCGGGCAGGAATGAGGGTGATCCGAACATTGATCCCTTGAATACGTTTTCATTGCCTTTCAAGCCCGTGCCCGGCCTTCTATGATCGTCGGAGCTTTCGTTGGTGAATGCACCAACGCTTGATTCTGGCTTCACAGCGGGACATGCGAATGCAAAACAAACCGGCCCTGTCGTTCTGGCAGATATGGAACATGTCGTTCGGTTTTCTGGGGATCCAGTTCGGCTGGGGTCTGCAGATGGCCAACATGTCGGCCATCTATCAGATGCTCGGCGCGGAGGAAGCCCAGCTGCCCATTCTCTGGTTGGCCGCGCCGGTCACCGGGCTGGTGGTTCAGCCCATTGTCGGTTACATGAGCGACCGCACCTGGAACCGGATGGGACGGCGCCGGCCCTATTTCCTGGCCGGCGCCATCTGTGCCTCGATCGCGCTGATCTTCATGCCCAACTCGCCCACGCTGTGGGTGGCCGCCGGACTGTTGTGGATACTCGATGCCTCGGTCAATGTCTCGATGGAACCATTCCGCGCCTTCGTCGCCGACAAACTGCCCGTTCGCCAGCGCCCGCGCGGCTACGCCATGCAGAGCCTGTTTATCGGGGCCGGCGCGGTCATGGCCTCGGCGCTGCCCTGGGTGCTGACCAACTTCTTCGGCGTGGCCGGTACTGCGCCCGAAGGCCAGATACCGCCGGCGGTGCACTTCGCCTTTTATACCGGCGCCGGGGTCTTCCTGATCGCTGTGATCTGGACCGTGGTTTCGACACCGGAGTATCCGCCCGAGGACATGGAAGCCTTCGAGCGCATGAAGGCCGAACGCCGGGGCGTGAGCGGTTTCTTCAAGGAGCTGTGGTGGGGCATTCTCAACATGCCGCCGACCATGCGCCAGCTTGCCCTGGCCCAGTTCTTTACCTGGATGGCGTTGTTTTGCATGTGGATCTACTACTCCCCGGCCATCGCCCGCACGGTATTCGATGCCCAATCCGGCACGCCGGAGTACTCTGCGCTGGTCGCCCAGGCCGGGCAGTGGACCGGGGTGAGTTTTGCCGTCTACAACTTGGTTTGTTTCTTCTTCGCCTTCGTGTTGTTGCGACTGGCGCGATACTACTCTCCCAAGGCCATTCACATGGTCTGCCTGGTCATCGGTGGTTTCAGCCTGATGTCGGTGGCGGTCATTCCGACACAGCAGTTGCTGCTGGTCGCCATGGTCGGCGTGGGTATTGCCTGGGCCTCGATCCTGGCCATGCCCTACGCGATTCTCTCCAACTGCCTGCCGCCGGAGAAGATGGGCTTTTACATGGGCGTGTTCAATTTCTTCATCGTGTTGCCGCAGATCGTCATTGCGGTGGGACTGGGACAGGTACTGTCGTTCATCCCCGGCGCGACCTCGGTGCATGTCATGGTCGGAGGCGGGGTGGCCATGCTGTTGGCTTCCGTGTTCATGCTGCGCGTGCGCGAAGTCGAAACCCCGGCCGAGTTGGCCCCGGCGCGCACATGAGCCGGTTGACTGCAATCAGGAACGTGTCGTTCATGCTGGTCGTGGTGGCCGGGATTGCTGCCTGCGGTTCATCCGGTGACGATATCGAGCGCAATGTCTCCGAGCCGACCGAGCCGGAAGCCCCTTTGGCCGACATTTACGGCACGCTGGAGCCGTTTGCCGCAGAGGCGATCTACTTCGTCATGACCGACCGTTTCGTCAACGGCGATCCCGACAACGATCATCGCGACCAGGGTGGCGAGCATCCCACCTTCGATATCCCGCTGCCCGAGTGCGACGGCGTGGCTGGCAACATCGGTTATCTGGGCGGTGACTTCCGCGGTCTGCTCGACCATGCCGATTACATTCGCGAGATGGGATTTACCGCGGTCTGGATCACGCCGATTGCCGACAATCCCGACCAGGCCTTCGCCGGCGGCGATGAGATCGAATGCGACAGCATGCTCACCGACCACGGCAAGACCGGTTATCACGGCTACTGGGCGACCAACTTCTACCAGACCGACGAGCACCTGGTCAGTCCCGGCCTGGACTTTCCGGAACTGACCGCCGGCATGGCCGAGGCGGAGCTCAAGGTCGTGCTCGATATTGTCGGCAATCACGGCTCGCCGGGCTGGACCATGCCCGAGCCGCAACCGGGTTTCGGTCAGTTGTTCGACGCCGACGGCAAACTGATTGCCGATCACGAAAATCGGCATCCGAACGATCTCGACCCGGAGAACAAGCCGCTGCATGCATTCTTTCGCACCGAGCCCAGCCTGGCCGAGCTGGCCAGTTTCGATCCCGACAATCCCGAAGTGGTCGAGTACCTGATCGGCGCCTTCGAGCGCTGGGTGGAGCAGGGCGCGGCGGCATTTCGTATCGATACCATGGCCTACATGCCGAAGTCGTTCTGGAAGGAAGTCTCTGACCGGATTGGCGCACTCGAGCCGGGGTTTTTCATGTTCGGCGAGGTCTGGAGCGAAGACCCGGAAGAAATTGCTCCGTACACGCATGAGGACAACGGCGGGTTCAGTGCGCTGGACTTTCCCCTGCAGGGGCGTCTGCGCGAGGTGTTCGAGGACCCCGATGGCGACTTCGCCCGTCTGGACGATTACCTGCACCTGGACCATACCCCCTATCGCAATGCCTACGAGCTGGTGACCTTCTACGACAACCACGACATGGCCCGTTTCGATGGCGGCGAGAACGGCCTGATCAACGTGCACAACTGGTTGTTCACCGCGCGCGGCATTCCGTCGGTCTATTACGGTTCGGAGATGGCTTTCAAGGCCGGACGCGCCGAGCACCAGGGCAATCGCAACTACTTCGGCGTTGCGGGCATCGAAAAGGCGCGTCATCACCCGGTGCGAGAAGCACTCACCCGCATCGCCCGGCTGCGCGAGAATCACATCGCCCTGCAGAAAGGGCGCCAGGTCATGCTCGAACTGCAAGGCCACCGCGCCGCCTTCTACCGCGTCTTCCAGCACGACGGTGTCAGCCAGACCGCGCTGGTACTTCTGAACAAGGGACCGGAACCCCAGACCTTCAGCATCGGCACCGGCCTGCAGTCCGGCCGCTGGAACGCACCGCTGAATGGCGACTATGTCGACATCACCGAAGGCGAATCCCTGGACACGACCGTGCCGCCCACGGGCATCAAGGTCTACGTGCTCGAAGATCCCGTAACCGATCCGGAGTTGCTTGGGCTACTCTGAGGAGAGGCAAGGGTGAAGTGTGAAGTGTGAAGTGTGAAGTGTGAAGTGTGAAGTGTGAAGTGTGAAGTGTGAGGGGCTTGCGGCTGGGTATTTTGGAGGAATGAGCTTTGTGTGGCTTCGGTTGGGGAAGGGTGTTAGGTGTTAGGTGTTAGGTCGAAGCCGCAGCCAATCAGATCACTTACACTGCATGCCGCAAGCCGTTCTTAACACTTCACACTTAACACTATCCTCCCCCCGTCGACCCCCGCACGATCAGCTCCCCGGGAATCGTGCTGCATTCGATCTTTTCGCCGGCGATAAGCCTGAGCAGGTTTTCGACCAGAGCCTGGCCGGCGGCAATGGTGTCCTGGCGCAGCGTGGTCAGGGCCGGGCGGCAGTACTGGGCCATGGGAATGTCGTCGAAACCGGCCACGGCCACGTCGCCGGGCACATCCAGCCCGGCGTTGAATACTGCCTGCATTGCGCCGATGGCGATCAGATCGCTGGCACCGAATACAGCATCGAGTTCCACATCACGATCGAGCAACTCCTGCGTGGCTTCGAGGCCGGAGCGCTCGGTGGTGATGGCGTCAACCTGCAGTTCGGGGTCGACTTTCAGTCCCGCGGCTTCCAGCGCCTTGCGGTAGCCGCGGTAGCGGTCGTTGAACTCGGGGTAGTGACTGGAAGCCTCGCCGATGAACGCGATGCGCTTGCAGCCTTGTTCGATCAGGTGCCGGGTGACGGCTTCGCCGCCGCCGATGTTGTCAGATCCGATCGCCAGCCCCGGCTGGTCCGGGCGGGTCGCACCCCAGCGCACGAAATGCGCACCACCGGCGGTGAGGCGTTCCAGCTTGGCGCGGTATTCCAGGTAATCGCCGTAGCCGAGCAGAATCAGGCCGTCGGCCTTGTGCGTGTTTTCGTAGTCGGCCTGCCAATCGTCGGAAAGTTGCTGGAAGGAGACCAGCAGGTCCTGGTCGGCAGCAGCGGCCGCGCGCGTGATCGAGGCCAGGATGGACAGGAAGAAGGGGTTGATCAGCGAGTGGTCGTCGGTGGGGTCCTCGAACAGCAACAGCGCCAGAGTATTGGAGCGCTGGGTGCGCAGGTTGGAGGCGCTCTTGTCGACCTTGTAATTGAGCTCTCGGGCGATGGCCTCGATACGCTCGCGGGTCTCCTTATTGACCAGTGGAGAGCCGCGCAGGGCCCGGGATACGGTGGCCTGTGACACGCCCGCGCGCATGGCGATATCCAGGGAGTTGGGCTTTCCCTTTATCGGCGACACGATGTGGACGTGGCTTGCTTCATCATGCCAATGAGTGTACTCCAGCTCGGGTGTTGGCTTTTCCGCGGCATTTACATTTCCTGAAGCCCCGAGCAGGCCCGGGCCAGGCGCCCGATGCGATCCCAGTCCCCGGCGGCAATCGCGCCTTCGGGGACCATCCATGAGCCGCCCACGGCAATCACATTGGGCAGGGCCAGGTACTCGGCGGCGTTCTCCATGGTCACGCCACCGGTGGGCACGAAGCTGACCTGCGGCAGGGGGCCGTTCCAGGCCCTGAGCATGGCCGGGCCGCCGGCGGCCTGGGCGGGGAAGAATTTGAAATGGCTGTGGCCGTGTTCCAGCCCGAGCATGATTTCCGAGGCGCTGGCCACGCCGGGTATCAGCGGCAGCGGGGCGTCGGCGCTGGCGCGATAGAGCCTGTCGGTGCATCCCGGGGCGATGGCAAAGCGTGCGCCCACGGCGGCGGCGCGATCCAGGTCGCGACCGGACAACACGGTACCGGCGCCGACCACGGCATCCGGTACCTCTCTGGCAATGCGCTCGATGGCATCGAAGGCTTGCGGCGTTCTGAGCGTCACTTCCAGCAACTCCAGCCCGGCATCGACCAGTGTTCGGGCCAGTTCGGGTGCGCGCTCAGCCGATTCGATACGGATGACGGGAATGACGGTGCAATCGGCAAACAGGGCGCCAGCAGAATGATGGGCTTTGGAATTCATGTCTCGGAATGCTCGCTGTGTTCGGGTGAAAGCATGCTCAGCGCGGCGCCGAGCAGGCCGGGTTCGGGGTGGGTGACGACGATGATCTGCACCTGCTCGAGATGGGCGGCAAAGCGGCCCTTATCGAGAAAGCGTTCGCGAAAGGCGCTGGATTTCAGAAACGGGATGAAGCGCGGCACGATGCCGCCGGCAATCGCCAGCGTGGCCGCGCCATGAATCAATGCCGCATCACCGGCCACGCTGCCCAGGATGGCGCAAAAGCGGGCCAGGGCCGCGCGCGCCGTGCGCTCTTCTCCGTCCAGGGCGGCTTGCACCACGTCGGCCGGATCACGCAGTTGCTGATCCGACAATTCGGTCTTGGCAGGCGGGACTCCGGCCAGGGCGGCGTGGATTTTTGAAAGCCCCGAACCCGACAGCGCGCGCTCGACCGATACCCGACCATGGCGGGCGGCCAGCCATTGATGGATCTGCTCCTCCTCGCTACCCAGCGGTGCATAACTGACATGTCCGCCTTCGGTCTCGATCACCCGCCATTGATGTGCCGGGCAGTCGACCAGCAATGCCATGCCCAGCCCCGTACCGGGACCGATAACGCTGATCGGAGTCTGCAGCCGCTGCCGATCAGGTCCGTTGAGCCACTCGAACTCGCCGGGCTCCAGGGCGGGCGTGGCGCGGGCAGTGGCCCCGAAGTCATTGAGCACCTGCAAGTCCGAAAAATCCAATGTTCTGGCTAGTTCAAGCCGGTTGAACGACCAGGCCCGGTTGGTCAGGCGGATGTCATCGCCGCGTACCGGGCTGGCCACGGCAAGAGCCGCTTGTTCGGGGCGCACCCCTACGCCGGACAGGTAATGGCTGGCGGCCTGTTGCAGGCTGGCGAAATCGGCCGTTGGCAAGCGCGCGATGTCGCGCAGAATCGGTCGCTGCTCGTTCGGTTCGGCCAGGGCGAAGCGGGCATTAGTGCCGCCGATATCGCCAACCAGGACCGGCTCGAGCATTACCGACGCTCTCCGGGGGTGTCGAACAGGATGGAGCCACCCTGTTCGGCCTGGCCGGCAGCGGCGCGGGCGTGGCCAAACAGTTCGCGTCCGGTGCCGAAGTGAAAGCGCTCGGTATCGACGACAAATGCGGCCCGCCCGGCCAGCGTGTCGTCATCCAGCGCGGTCGAGATCAGTCCGCGATCGGCATCGATCGTGATGGGCTCGCCATCGGCGATCTTGCCGATGGCCCCGCCGGCCACCGCTTCGGGAACCACATGAATGGCCGCCAGCACCGATCCCGAGGCTCCCGACATGCGTCCGTCGGTCAGCAGCGCCACGCGCTGGCCACGATCCTGCAATACCTGCAGGGTGGGAGTGAGCTTGTGCAGCTCGGGCATGCCGTTGGCGCCCGGGCCCTGGCCGCGGATAACGGCCACGAAGTCGCCACTCAGATCATCGTTGGCAAAGGCTTCGAGCAGGTCGTCTTGCGAGTCGAACACTTTTGCTGGCGCTTCGATGCGGCGATGTTCCGGGGCCACCGCCGAGATCTTGACGATGGCGCGGCCGAGATTGCCCTTCAGCAGGCGAATGCCGCCTTCTTTCGAGAACGGCTCGGCCACCGGGCGCACGATCTGGGTGTCCAGTGATTCCCGTGCTCCGTCTCGCCAGGTCAGTTGATCGCCATCCAGGCCCGGCTCTTGCGCCTGCGCATTGAGATCGCCGCCATGCACGCAGCGGATATCGGGATGCAGCAGGCCCGCGCTCAGCAGTTCCCGAATCACCAGGGCCAGCCCGCCGGCGGCGTGGAAATGATTGACGTCGGCCTGGCCGTTGGGATAGAGGCGCGCGAGCAGGGGCGTGGCGCGGGAGAGCTCGTCGAGATCGTCCCAGTCGACGATCAGTCCGGCCGCGCGTGCCATGGCCACCAGGTGAATGGCATGGTTGGTCGACCCCCCGGTGGCGGCCAGGCCGACCATGGCATTGACCAAGGCTTTCTCGTCAACGGTGTGACCGATCGGCGTGTAGTGCTCGCCCTCGGCTGTGATCTCGCAGGCACGTTCACCGGCCGCCAGGGTCAGCGCATCGCGCAACGGGGTGTTGGGGTTGATGAACGCAGCCCCCGGCAGATGCAGGCCCATGACCTCCATCAGCATCTGATTGGAGTTGGCCGTACCGTAGAAGGTGCAGGTGCCCGGTGCGTGGTAGGACTGCGACTCGGCCTCGAGCAGGTCCTCGCGGCTGGCCTTGCCCTCGGCATGCAGCTTGCGAATGCGCGCCTTCTCGCTGTTGGGCAGGCCGGACGGCATCGGGCCTGCCGGCACCATGATCACCGGCAGATGACCGAAGGCCAGCGCGCCGATGATCAGCCCCGGCACGATCTTGTCGCACACCCCGAACATCACGGCGGCATCGAAGGTGTTGTGCGACAGGGCCACGGCCGTGGCCTGGGCGATGACATCGCGCGAGAACAGCGAGAGCTCCATGCCGGGCTGGCCCTGGGTGACGCCGTCGCACATGGCCGGCACGCCGCCGGCGAACTGGGCGGTGCAGCCTTTCGATTGGGCGGCCAGCTTGATCAGGCCCGGGAACTTGTCGAAAGGCTGGTGAGCCGAGAGCATGTCGTTGTAGGCCGAGACGATGCCGATGTTGGGCCGCTGCATGGCCTTGAGCACCGGCTTGTCATCGCCGGCCGCGGCAAAGGCATGGGCCAGATTGCCGCAACTGATGTGGCTCCTGGCGGGGCCGGCATCGCGGGCCCGGTCGATGCGTTCCAGGTAGTCCGAGCGCAGGCGCTCGCTGCGCCGGGCGATGCGTTCGGTGACTTTCTCGATGACGGGATTGAGTGCCATGTCAGGGACTCCAGAAGACATTCAGGCGCTTGCCGGCGGCGCGGATCAGGGCCGCGATCGGCAGCGTTTCGGGGTCGGCATCGGCGCGGGCGGCTTCTTCCAGCACCAGGCGCTTGTCCTCGCCGGTGATCAGCAGGATCAGCTCGCGGGCATGAAGCAGGCGGGCCAGGGTCAGGCTGATGCGGGCAAACGGGGCGTCGGGGGGTAGCGGGTCGGGGGTGACGACCAGAGCCGTCTCCCGGCTGTCGGGATCAAGCCCCTCGGCCAGGGCGGGTGAATGCGGAAACAGCGAGGCGAAATGGCCATCACCGCCCATGCCCAAAACCACCGCATCAAAGGGTTCGGGCAGAGTGGCCACAACCTGGCGTGCGGTTCCGGTATCCGGGTTGGTACCGGGGGCTTCCGGAACAAGGCGTCCAAGTTGGAGCGGCTGTTTGCCGAACTGCCGGGAGATTTGCAGGTGATTGCTGGCTGGATCGGTTGCCGGCACCCAGCGTTCGTCGCTGGGCAGTGCGGTGACGTTCTCCCAGGGCAGGTCAGCGCGCGCGAGTGCAGCATATAGAGGCATGGGCGTACTCCCGCCGGCAAGCACCATGCTTGCCTGTTCTCGCTGGCCCAGACCGCTGGTCAGGCTGGCCTGAATATGGCGGGCAAGCCCCTCGATCAGCGATTCGCGGTTGTTGTATGCATGAAGGGTATATTCCATGGTCATTCCCGCCAGCTATGGCCATGGCGCTCGGTAAGCGCGACCGCCGAGCTGGGTCCCCAGGTGCCGGCAGGATAGCCCTTGGGCTCGATGCCCGCCTTGTGCCAGCCGTCGATGATACCGTCGACCCATTCCCATGCCGTTTCGACCTCGTCGCGACGCACGAACAGCGTGCTGTTGCCTTCGAGCGCATCCAGGTAGAGCCGCTCGTAGGCGCTGCGCCGGCGCTTGTCCTCAAAGGCGTCGTGCAGGTTCAGGTCCAGCGCCACCTGGCTGAGTTTGACCCCGTCGCGATCCAGCCCCGGCGTCTTGTTCATCAGGCTCAGCGAGATGCTTTCCTCGGGTTGCAGCCGGATGATCAGCGCATTGGGCTGCATCTGCGCCTCGGCGGCGGGGAAGATCGAATGTGGCACGCTCCTGAACTGGAAGTAGATCTCGGTCATCCGGCGGGGCATGCGCTTGCCGGTTCTGAGATAGAACGGCACCCCCGACCAGCGCCAGTTGTCGATATGGGCGCGCAGTCCGACAAAGGTTTCGGTGCGCGTCTTTTCGCCGACTTCCTCCACATAGCCGGGTACGGCTTTGCCGTCGATGGCGCCGGCGGTGTACTGACCGGCGACACTGTGTCCGGCCAGGTCGGGTCCGCCAATGGGTCTTAGCGATCGCAGCACCTTGATCTTCTCGTTGCGCACCGCCGCCGGCTCGAAATGCGAAGGTGGTTCCATGGCTGTCAGGCACAAAAGCTGGAGCAGATGGTTCTGCACCATGTCGCGCATGGCGCCATATTCATCATAGTAGCCGGCGCGGCCTTCCACGCCCACGGTTTCGGCCACGGTGATCTGCACCTGTTCGACATGCTGTGCGCTCCACAACGGCTCGAACAGCGAGTTGCCGAAGCGCAGGGCCAGCAGGTTCTGCACGCCTTCCTTGCCGAGATAGTGGTCTACCCGGTAGATCTGGCTCTCGCTGAA from Wenzhouxiangella sp. AB-CW3 includes:
- the pgl gene encoding 6-phosphogluconolactonase yields the protein MEYTLHAYNNRESLIEGLARHIQASLTSGLGQREQASMVLAGGSTPMPLYAALARADLPWENVTALPSDERWVPATDPASNHLQISRQFGKQPLQLGRLVPEAPGTNPDTGTARQVVATLPEPFDAVVLGMGGDGHFASLFPHSPALAEGLDPDSRETALVVTPDPLPPDAPFARISLTLARLLHARELILLITGEDKRLVLEEAARADADPETLPIAALIRAAGKRLNVFWSP
- the zwf gene encoding glucose-6-phosphate dehydrogenase, which codes for MTTQPANLLVIFGATGDLAQRMLLPSLLGLEVDELLPEKLHIVCCARSDLDTSAFRNMAAKQLQRVEHADDVPVRRLLDRIEYLSIDLSDAASFAKLTKVVGRHKNGNVLYHLSTAPSWYASICDRLAESGLIDPDCRIMLEKPIGHDLTSSREINDGTGRAFSESQIYRVDHYLGKEGVQNLLALRFGNSLFEPLWSAQHVEQVQITVAETVGVEGRAGYYDEYGAMRDMVQNHLLQLLCLTAMEPPSHFEPAAVRNEKIKVLRSLRPIGGPDLAGHSVAGQYTAGAIDGKAVPGYVEEVGEKTRTETFVGLRAHIDNWRWSGVPFYLRTGKRMPRRMTEIYFQFRSVPHSIFPAAEAQMQPNALIIRLQPEESISLSLMNKTPGLDRDGVKLSQVALDLNLHDAFEDKRRRSAYERLYLDALEGNSTLFVRRDEVETAWEWVDGIIDGWHKAGIEPKGYPAGTWGPSSAVALTERHGHSWRE